From Halapricum desulfuricans, a single genomic window includes:
- a CDS encoding CBS domain-containing protein, translating into MNGDVTVQEAMTRDFVGVSGSDTIRDTAKLLIAEDAPGAVVLRGQDPVGVVTASDALSWLVDDGRADASVTECMSEQVPSVMADQGIEAAVDALFAQSATLLVVTDDSGEPLGVLTQRDVIAATTFTPGDTATDQEVEPARIESEPEGAANADGGYSDQGICERCGALTSDLVSFNGQLLCPDCRDVRS; encoded by the coding sequence ATGAATGGTGACGTCACAGTACAGGAGGCGATGACCCGTGATTTCGTGGGGGTGAGTGGCTCGGATACCATTCGCGACACGGCCAAGTTGTTGATCGCGGAGGACGCTCCGGGTGCGGTCGTTCTCAGGGGACAGGATCCGGTCGGCGTCGTCACGGCCAGCGACGCGCTCTCGTGGCTCGTCGACGACGGGCGCGCCGACGCATCGGTGACGGAGTGTATGTCCGAACAGGTACCCAGCGTTATGGCCGACCAGGGGATCGAGGCCGCGGTCGACGCGCTGTTCGCCCAGTCGGCGACTCTGCTCGTCGTGACCGACGACAGCGGCGAACCGCTCGGCGTCCTCACGCAGCGAGACGTGATCGCGGCGACGACGTTCACTCCGGGCGATACGGCAACCGACCAGGAGGTCGAACCGGCGCGCATCGAATCCGAACCGGAGGGCGCCGCCAACGCCGACGGCGGGTACAGCGATCAGGGGATCTGTGAGCGATGCGGCGCGCTCACGTCCGATCTCGTCTCGTTCAACGGGCAGTTGCTCTGTCCGGACTGCCGCGATGTCCGATCGTGA
- a CDS encoding GTP cyclohydrolase III has protein sequence MTNTQLTHVQIDNYGPWTVTPEPRREVDLQTLQSRLYADLAQFFGNRGGYTFFTRFDNMIAVSNGSSMEDHATLQESIRNRYPVTMSLSVATGQTPAGALATATEQLQDAGSAQDKSRREILRGRHIDDEFRTDEDLRIAHFDVNDATGKYTDQLSEFDTFIRIEQGYASLMKYMRQAYDSLSFFVGGDNIIAVCPEMDAAAYQDAIDHVRADVGVELKVGVGEGRRADEAGMAAKHALEECRATGADVELDC, from the coding sequence GTGACGAACACGCAGCTCACTCACGTCCAGATCGACAACTACGGTCCCTGGACAGTTACGCCCGAACCACGCCGGGAAGTCGATCTCCAGACGCTCCAATCGCGACTGTACGCCGATCTCGCCCAGTTTTTTGGCAACCGCGGCGGCTACACCTTCTTCACCCGATTCGACAACATGATCGCGGTCTCGAACGGCTCGTCGATGGAGGATCACGCGACGCTCCAGGAGTCGATCCGCAACCGCTATCCCGTCACCATGAGCCTCAGCGTCGCGACTGGACAGACGCCTGCAGGCGCGCTCGCGACGGCGACCGAACAGCTGCAAGACGCCGGCAGTGCCCAGGACAAGTCCCGCCGGGAGATCCTGCGCGGTCGCCACATCGACGACGAGTTCCGGACCGACGAGGACCTCCGCATCGCTCACTTCGACGTCAACGACGCGACCGGAAAATACACCGACCAGCTCAGCGAGTTCGACACGTTCATCCGGATCGAACAGGGCTACGCATCACTCATGAAGTACATGCGACAGGCCTACGATAGCCTCTCGTTTTTCGTCGGCGGTGACAACATCATCGCGGTCTGCCCGGAGATGGACGCGGCGGCCTACCAGGACGCCATCGACCACGTCCGTGCGGACGTCGGCGTCGAACTCAAGGTCGGCGTCGGCGAGGGCCGCCGCGCTGACGAGGCCGGCATGGCCGCCAAACACGCGCTGGAGGAGTGTCGGGCGACGGGCGCGGACGTCGAACTCGACTGTTGA
- a CDS encoding DUF5785 family protein, translated as MDWPHDPDGEEGSEGRRKYGHAILAKKVSEEDFPLTATEYVDRYGDHPVRIDYETVVSVADIFEYVDSETFEDFPEFHQALGRAMREADYWPYERA; from the coding sequence ATGGACTGGCCACACGATCCGGACGGCGAGGAAGGCAGTGAGGGCCGGCGCAAGTACGGTCACGCCATCCTCGCGAAGAAAGTCTCCGAGGAGGACTTCCCGCTGACGGCGACCGAATACGTCGATCGGTACGGCGACCATCCGGTTCGGATCGACTACGAGACCGTCGTCAGCGTCGCGGACATCTTCGAGTATGTCGACAGCGAGACGTTCGAGGACTTCCCCGAGTTCCACCAAGCGCTCGGGCGAGCGATGCGCGAGGCTGACTATTGGCCCTACGAACGTGCGTAG
- a CDS encoding alpha/beta hydrolase → MCANRGRTWSRRGVLAASTALLAGCTSEGPPATDSQPPSADTETSTGAGDDLRDIVFRETADGALKLDLYLPDRGDASPFVVFAHGGAWIVGDKGHRPMFERLTASGYAVADIQYRLAQQERYPGPVRDVVAAVKWVRDNAGEYDIDASRGALAGYSAGAHLAMLVGLAPGHERFRPPEYKPGVPASVDAVVGYSGPYDFTTPDADGNPAVTAFFGSDASEATLAEGSPVTHVDPDDPPVMLVHGTDDSIVPYRSTTVLADTLREADVPVEVVTGDGAGHGMIDDQDWREQTLPRQIEFLDTHLDGTR, encoded by the coding sequence ATGTGTGCGAACAGGGGCCGGACGTGGTCACGCCGTGGGGTGCTGGCAGCCAGCACGGCGCTACTTGCGGGTTGTACGAGCGAAGGACCGCCGGCGACGGACAGCCAACCACCGTCGGCCGATACGGAGACGTCGACGGGCGCGGGGGATGATCTCCGGGACATCGTGTTCCGGGAGACGGCCGACGGCGCACTAAAACTCGATCTGTATCTGCCGGACAGGGGCGACGCGAGCCCGTTCGTCGTGTTCGCGCACGGCGGCGCCTGGATCGTCGGCGACAAGGGACACCGACCGATGTTCGAGCGCCTGACCGCAAGCGGGTACGCCGTCGCGGACATCCAGTATCGACTCGCCCAGCAGGAGCGCTATCCAGGCCCGGTCCGTGACGTCGTCGCCGCGGTCAAGTGGGTCCGGGACAACGCTGGGGAGTACGACATCGACGCGTCGCGTGGCGCCCTCGCAGGGTACTCCGCCGGCGCGCATCTGGCGATGCTGGTCGGGCTCGCACCGGGTCACGAGCGTTTCCGGCCACCGGAGTACAAACCCGGCGTCCCGGCGAGCGTCGACGCCGTCGTCGGCTACAGCGGCCCGTACGATTTCACGACGCCGGATGCCGACGGCAACCCGGCCGTGACGGCGTTTTTCGGATCGGACGCCAGCGAAGCCACCCTCGCCGAAGGGTCGCCCGTGACCCACGTCGATCCCGACGATCCGCCGGTGATGCTCGTCCACGGGACGGACGATTCGATCGTCCCGTACCGGTCCACTACGGTACTCGCCGACACGCTTCGGGAGGCGGACGTTCCGGTCGAGGTGGTCACCGGGGACGGCGCGGGACACGGGATGATCGACGACCAGGACTGGCGCGAACAGACGCTGCCGCGTCAGATCGAGTTCCTCGATACCCATCTCGACGGGACGAGGTAG
- a CDS encoding MOSC domain-containing protein produces MPRVESIYVYPIKSLPGRSVETATVGPGGSLARDRQYAMVDGDGEYVNGKRTAAVHRIDADFDPAGTIVAFDDGEETARFDLERERERAQAWLTERFEPSIELDSDDRLGFPDDTTDKGPTVISTGTLNAVAEWFDAVDGPTEMRRRLRPNLVVEAEPFWEDHLYAGSGERRRFDVGRVTFEGMGPCQRCVVPARDPDTGRETEGFRTTFVERRRETLPPWADEDRFDHYYRVMVNTRTPSDSRGSTISVGDEVVVGDIRNGETE; encoded by the coding sequence ATGCCGCGAGTCGAGTCGATCTACGTCTACCCGATCAAGTCCCTTCCCGGCCGCAGCGTCGAGACGGCGACGGTCGGCCCCGGCGGCTCCCTGGCCCGGGACCGACAGTACGCGATGGTCGACGGCGACGGCGAGTACGTCAACGGGAAACGAACGGCCGCGGTCCATCGCATCGACGCCGACTTCGATCCCGCCGGGACGATCGTGGCGTTCGACGACGGCGAGGAAACGGCCAGGTTCGATCTCGAACGCGAACGGGAACGCGCGCAGGCGTGGCTCACCGAGCGCTTCGAGCCGTCGATCGAACTCGACTCGGACGACCGGCTCGGGTTCCCCGACGACACGACTGACAAGGGGCCGACGGTCATCTCGACGGGCACCCTGAACGCCGTCGCGGAGTGGTTCGACGCCGTCGACGGGCCGACCGAAATGCGCCGCCGGCTCCGCCCGAATCTCGTGGTCGAGGCCGAACCGTTCTGGGAGGATCACCTCTATGCCGGGAGTGGCGAACGTCGCCGATTCGACGTCGGCCGCGTCACGTTCGAGGGAATGGGGCCGTGCCAGCGCTGTGTCGTTCCCGCGCGTGACCCCGATACCGGCCGTGAAACCGAGGGGTTTCGGACCACGTTCGTCGAGCGGCGCCGCGAGACGCTCCCGCCGTGGGCAGACGAGGACCGGTTCGATCACTATTACCGGGTGATGGTCAACACGCGAACGCCGTCCGACTCCCGGGGGAGCACGATCTCGGTCGGTGACGAAGTCGTCGTCGGAGATATCCGGAACGGCGAGACCGAGTGA
- a CDS encoding beta-ribofuranosylaminobenzene 5'-phosphate synthase family protein has protein sequence MARVTVGGRIHFGFQNLSLAHDRLYGGVGVGLSEPRLVLSAERASDVRCDWSGGTPYVERAVEILDVPGADVTVEQRLPRHVGLGSGTRLALASVVAIARAYDEDVAARSIAPDIGRGGRSGVGVATFEAGGFVADAGHPTELFTSEPPAEGEWTVPPVIARHDVPDAWRFLLVTPETERGLSGEPEDAGIRSVVERADPGIADDIALVVTRQLLPAIATGDHETFGSAVARLSRLNGAWYADEQGGVYRPPAGRLVDALDSIPGVSGAGQSSWGPTVYGITHAETAGAAERTARDALDDLGLDGRVRVVEAATSGATVDST, from the coding sequence ATGGCACGCGTTACGGTCGGTGGTCGGATCCATTTCGGCTTCCAGAACCTCTCGCTGGCACACGACCGTCTCTACGGTGGCGTCGGCGTCGGCCTCTCGGAGCCGCGCCTCGTTCTCAGCGCCGAGCGCGCGTCGGACGTGCGCTGTGATTGGTCCGGTGGGACGCCGTACGTCGAACGAGCGGTCGAGATACTCGACGTGCCGGGGGCGGACGTGACAGTCGAGCAGCGCCTCCCGCGACACGTCGGTCTCGGGAGTGGAACGCGACTCGCCCTCGCGAGCGTGGTCGCGATCGCCCGGGCATACGACGAGGACGTCGCTGCCAGGTCCATCGCGCCCGATATCGGTCGCGGTGGTCGAAGCGGCGTCGGCGTCGCGACCTTCGAGGCCGGCGGGTTCGTCGCCGACGCCGGTCATCCGACGGAGCTGTTCACGAGCGAGCCGCCAGCAGAGGGCGAATGGACAGTCCCACCGGTAATCGCACGCCACGACGTGCCCGATGCGTGGCGATTCCTGCTGGTGACCCCTGAGACCGAACGCGGGCTCAGCGGCGAACCGGAGGACGCGGGTATTCGATCGGTCGTCGAGCGGGCCGATCCGGGGATCGCCGACGACATCGCGCTCGTGGTGACGCGGCAGTTGCTGCCGGCGATCGCGACGGGTGACCACGAGACCTTCGGCAGCGCTGTCGCACGACTGAGTCGGCTGAACGGTGCCTGGTACGCCGACGAACAGGGCGGAGTCTACCGTCCGCCGGCGGGTCGACTCGTCGACGCGCTCGACTCGATTCCCGGCGTCTCCGGGGCCGGACAGTCTTCCTGGGGGCCCACTGTCTATGGAATCACACACGCCGAGACGGCCGGGGCGGCCGAACGGACGGCTCGCGACGCGCTCGACGACCTCGGACTCGATGGACGGGTGCGCGTCGTCGAGGCCGCGACGAGCGGTGCAACCGTCGACTCGACGTAG
- a CDS encoding phosphatase PAP2 family protein produces the protein MATLRSVGSELSWRVGYELSSLIYEIEGGTVVLAVQSLPIPRAGLLFPVVYVFGYVYLLSFPFLAYLLSTDLRPFRTLSLAYAFNYVVGVILYIAFIAYGPRNYYNLGAVEVLYNVWPESQLLTSMVNTNTNVFPSLHSSVSTTIAIMAVKTRDRYPLWTPIAVVLAALVCLSTMYLAIHWATDVVAGIALAFLSVWFAERYYDQYVDLMERSRDRTLEVAGRIRNRIADYRAE, from the coding sequence ATGGCCACGCTTCGGAGCGTCGGCTCTGAACTCTCCTGGCGGGTCGGATACGAGTTGAGTTCGCTCATCTACGAGATTGAGGGCGGCACCGTGGTACTTGCGGTTCAATCGCTCCCGATACCGAGAGCGGGGCTCTTGTTCCCGGTCGTGTATGTCTTCGGCTACGTGTATCTGCTGTCGTTCCCGTTTCTCGCGTACCTCCTTTCGACCGACCTTCGACCGTTTCGGACGTTGTCACTGGCCTATGCGTTCAACTATGTCGTCGGTGTGATCCTGTATATCGCCTTTATCGCGTACGGGCCGCGCAACTACTACAATCTCGGAGCTGTCGAAGTGCTGTACAACGTGTGGCCGGAATCACAGCTGCTGACTTCGATGGTGAACACCAACACCAACGTCTTCCCGTCGCTGCACTCCTCCGTCTCGACGACCATCGCCATCATGGCGGTCAAAACTCGCGATCGCTATCCGCTGTGGACGCCGATCGCGGTCGTGCTCGCCGCGTTGGTCTGTCTCTCGACGATGTATCTCGCAATTCACTGGGCGACTGATGTCGTCGCCGGGATCGCGCTGGCGTTCCTGTCCGTCTGGTTCGCGGAACGCTATTACGATCAATACGTGGATCTCATGGAGCGCTCTCGGGACCGGACGCTCGAGGTCGCCGGACGAATCCGGAACCGAATCGCCGACTACCGAGCGGAGTGA
- a CDS encoding ABC transporter substrate-binding protein produces MDEDNRARLTRRQVAAGGAVAASGLLGGCLGSMRQFLGFSSLDQISLRVMAPPADWDRRANEIAGQLVERLKKVGIDTRFPLVPPRQFRRQVLYDRDFDLYVGTMPIGRDPDYLRPLLTSTYTDALGWQNPFGFADISLDESLAQQHRQTGEERTDTIRRVLDTVAGEQPFVPIATDQAIAAISTDAFEGWERAPLRDPTWLLELEPASDSATDETLRITTKDGSITQQLNPLVPWINEFDLVTSLLYDPLARYYDDAVRPWLAEDWELVTDDDELTVTLRSDLYWHDGEPITAEDVEFTYDFLEDTALGNADAEYPAPRFQGQAQAVDTVTVETDRTVRFRVDSSAATAPALLTVPLLPKHVWRSRTRVSNARRGITRAIGHDNTGAVGSGPMTLANRTEGESVRFSRFEEHPLNRDDGSPLADRFGQLAFSELVVSLTPSDLTMVAYLRENAADVTAPSLDNKIVSGVVSRDGLSLATSESRTLYHVGFNTRRRPLRNPSFRRAVAHLINKGAIVESIFDGYAEPRTTPVLEDSWIPEDLRWNNGDPEVPFAGVEDELFTENARKHFSNAGYHYTDDDILVY; encoded by the coding sequence ATGGACGAAGATAACCGAGCACGGTTAACACGACGCCAGGTAGCTGCGGGTGGGGCTGTCGCTGCGAGCGGACTGTTGGGCGGTTGCCTCGGATCGATGCGACAGTTTCTGGGTTTCTCGTCGCTCGACCAGATCTCGCTGCGTGTGATGGCTCCCCCGGCCGACTGGGATCGACGGGCGAACGAAATCGCTGGCCAGCTCGTCGAACGACTCAAGAAAGTCGGCATCGACACACGGTTCCCGCTGGTCCCGCCCAGGCAGTTCCGCAGACAGGTCCTGTACGATCGGGACTTCGATCTGTACGTCGGGACGATGCCGATCGGACGCGATCCCGACTACCTCCGGCCGTTACTGACGTCGACGTATACGGATGCGCTCGGATGGCAGAACCCCTTCGGCTTCGCCGATATCTCGCTGGACGAGTCCCTCGCCCAACAGCACCGCCAGACCGGAGAGGAGCGGACGGACACGATCAGGCGCGTCCTCGATACGGTTGCCGGCGAGCAACCGTTCGTTCCGATCGCCACGGACCAGGCCATTGCCGCGATCAGCACCGACGCCTTCGAGGGCTGGGAGCGTGCGCCGCTTCGCGATCCGACCTGGCTGCTCGAACTCGAACCCGCCTCGGACTCGGCGACCGACGAGACCCTTCGGATCACCACCAAAGACGGATCGATCACCCAGCAGTTGAATCCACTCGTCCCCTGGATCAACGAGTTCGATCTCGTCACATCGCTGCTGTACGATCCTCTTGCCCGGTATTACGACGATGCCGTTCGACCGTGGCTCGCCGAAGATTGGGAACTCGTCACGGACGACGACGAGCTCACAGTCACCCTCCGGTCGGACCTCTACTGGCACGACGGTGAGCCGATCACTGCCGAGGACGTCGAGTTCACGTACGACTTCCTCGAGGACACGGCGCTCGGCAATGCAGACGCTGAGTACCCGGCGCCTCGATTCCAGGGCCAGGCACAGGCCGTCGACACCGTGACAGTCGAAACCGATCGAACGGTCCGGTTCCGGGTCGACTCGTCCGCCGCGACCGCCCCCGCTCTGCTCACGGTTCCGCTATTGCCGAAACACGTCTGGCGATCCCGGACTCGCGTCTCGAACGCGCGCCGCGGCATCACCCGAGCGATTGGTCACGACAACACTGGTGCTGTCGGGTCCGGTCCGATGACCCTGGCCAACCGGACGGAGGGGGAATCGGTTCGTTTCAGTCGCTTCGAGGAGCATCCGCTCAACCGGGACGACGGATCTCCGCTCGCCGACCGGTTCGGACAGCTAGCGTTTTCGGAGCTGGTCGTCAGCCTGACCCCCTCGGATCTGACGATGGTTGCCTATCTCCGGGAAAACGCGGCCGACGTTACCGCCCCGTCACTCGATAACAAAATCGTTTCAGGGGTCGTCAGTCGGGACGGTCTCTCTCTCGCGACCAGCGAGTCCCGGACGTTGTATCACGTCGGGTTCAACACGCGTCGTCGGCCGCTCCGAAACCCGTCCTTTCGGCGAGCCGTCGCCCACCTCATCAACAAAGGTGCGATTGTCGAATCGATCTTCGACGGATACGCCGAACCACGGACGACACCAGTCCTAGAGGACTCGTGGATCCCCGAGGATCTCAGGTGGAACAACGGCGATCCCGAAGTTCCGTTCGCAGGAGTCGAAGACGAACTGTTCACCGAGAACGCCCGCAAGCATTTCAGCAACGCCGGGTATCACTATACCGACGACGACATCCTCGTGTACTAA
- a CDS encoding RtcB family protein has translation MPVELSGTHATATVMIDDESLLEQSAREQIQTLIDHEAFTEPVVVMPDTHWGAGAPVGFTMSLPDRIVPNVVGVDVGCGMAATNLGETLPLDDSERERRVREAVPMGRDVHDYADAPHLVDQFPFERANQVFKRFEEAYRERFGRSIEPITFEFSGYDEQYFKDLCDRVLSRKRQGIGHIIKSAGTLGGGNHFVEFARARDSGDYWLIIHSGSRYLGLAVAEYWQQRATELRNADAIRAAIPEDDYRYLEFDPESVSDAELHAWVTGGMGQSHIDREAVLEDLEGEAIERTFDRLNGIEPDPQARNTDLDYLDGREAHGYYVDMLFAQQYARWNRELMSDAICAALSVESVDRFQSIHNYIDFHDLTVRKGATPARDGQRLVIPFNMADGSILARGTGNDDWNETAPHGAGRTMSRREASERASVEQLRDRMDGVYSESLVESVLDEAPIAYKDADRIAAAIEPTAEILDWLEPVHNLKALE, from the coding sequence ATGCCAGTGGAGCTATCGGGCACACACGCGACCGCAACGGTGATGATCGACGACGAGTCGCTTCTGGAGCAGTCGGCCCGCGAGCAGATCCAGACCCTCATCGACCACGAAGCGTTCACCGAACCGGTGGTCGTCATGCCGGACACACACTGGGGTGCCGGGGCACCGGTCGGATTTACGATGTCACTGCCCGACCGGATCGTCCCGAACGTCGTCGGCGTCGATGTCGGCTGTGGGATGGCCGCGACGAACCTCGGGGAGACGCTGCCACTGGACGACAGCGAGCGCGAACGCCGCGTCCGCGAGGCCGTCCCAATGGGGCGAGACGTGCACGACTACGCGGACGCGCCACACCTGGTCGATCAGTTCCCCTTCGAGCGGGCGAACCAGGTCTTCAAACGGTTCGAGGAGGCCTATCGCGAGCGGTTCGGCCGGTCGATCGAGCCGATCACCTTCGAGTTCTCGGGCTACGACGAGCAGTACTTCAAGGACCTCTGTGATCGCGTTCTCTCCCGGAAGCGCCAGGGGATCGGCCACATCATCAAAAGCGCTGGCACGCTCGGTGGTGGCAACCACTTCGTCGAGTTCGCCCGCGCACGCGACTCCGGTGACTACTGGCTGATCATCCACAGCGGGTCGCGCTATCTGGGGCTGGCCGTGGCCGAATACTGGCAGCAGCGGGCGACCGAACTGCGGAACGCCGACGCGATTCGGGCAGCGATACCCGAGGACGACTACCGGTATCTCGAATTCGACCCCGAGTCAGTCAGCGACGCCGAGTTGCACGCCTGGGTCACCGGCGGGATGGGGCAATCCCACATCGACCGTGAGGCAGTGCTCGAGGATCTCGAGGGGGAAGCGATCGAGCGAACATTCGATCGGCTGAACGGTATCGAACCGGACCCACAGGCGCGCAATACGGATCTGGACTACCTCGACGGTCGGGAAGCCCACGGCTACTACGTCGATATGCTGTTCGCCCAGCAGTACGCCCGCTGGAACCGAGAGTTGATGAGCGACGCCATCTGTGCGGCGCTTTCCGTCGAGTCAGTCGATCGCTTCCAGTCGATCCACAACTACATCGACTTCCACGATCTGACGGTCCGGAAAGGTGCGACGCCGGCCAGGGACGGACAGCGACTCGTGATCCCGTTCAACATGGCGGACGGCTCGATACTGGCCCGCGGAACGGGCAACGACGACTGGAACGAGACGGCACCCCACGGTGCGGGCCGGACGATGAGTCGCCGAGAAGCCAGCGAACGCGCGTCAGTCGAGCAACTCCGCGACCGTATGGACGGCGTCTACTCCGAGTCACTGGTCGAGTCAGTGCTGGACGAAGCGCCGATCGCGTACAAGGACGCCGATCGGATCGCCGCAGCGATCGAACCGACCGCAGAAATACTCGATTGGCTAGAGCCGGTGCACAACCTCAAGGCGCTGGAGTGA
- a CDS encoding Glu/Leu/Phe/Val family dehydrogenase: MVDEVNPFESLQEQIDDAAEYLDADEGMIERLKQPERVLETTLSVEMDDGSIETFRAYRSEFNGDRGPYKGGIRYHPGVNRAEVKALSGWMVYKCAAVDIPYGGGKGGIEIDPAEYSEDELERITRTFAKELRPLIGEDKDIPAPDVNTGQREMNWIKDTYETLENTTEPGVVTGKSLETGGSKGRVEATGRSVSITAREAFEYLDQDISEATVAVQGYGNAGSIGARLIEEQGADIVAVSDSSGAIYNADGLDAQAVKDYKAETGSVVGYDGASEQLTNEELLTLDVDLLVPAALENAIDAEIAEDVSADVIVEAANGPITPDADEILAEKDVHVVPDILANAGGVTVSYFEWVQNRQRFAWTEQRVNEELERLTTDAFDAMTDAHEEHDTPNFRTAMYVVSIQRVLDAAEKSGLFP; encoded by the coding sequence ATGGTGGACGAAGTAAACCCATTTGAGAGTTTACAGGAGCAGATCGATGACGCGGCCGAATACCTCGACGCCGACGAGGGGATGATCGAGCGACTCAAACAGCCCGAACGCGTTCTCGAGACGACGCTGTCGGTCGAGATGGACGACGGCTCCATCGAGACGTTCCGCGCGTACCGATCGGAGTTCAACGGCGATCGCGGGCCGTACAAGGGCGGGATCCGGTACCATCCCGGTGTCAACCGGGCGGAGGTCAAGGCCCTTTCGGGATGGATGGTGTACAAATGTGCAGCCGTCGACATCCCCTACGGCGGAGGCAAGGGCGGTATCGAGATCGATCCCGCCGAGTACAGTGAAGACGAGCTAGAGCGGATTACGCGGACGTTCGCGAAGGAGCTGCGGCCGCTGATCGGCGAGGACAAGGACATCCCCGCGCCGGACGTCAACACCGGCCAGCGGGAGATGAACTGGATCAAAGACACCTACGAGACCCTGGAGAACACCACCGAGCCCGGCGTCGTCACCGGCAAGTCCCTCGAGACCGGCGGCAGCAAGGGTCGCGTCGAGGCGACGGGTCGGTCGGTCAGCATCACCGCCCGAGAGGCCTTCGAGTACCTCGATCAGGACATCTCCGAGGCGACCGTCGCGGTGCAGGGCTACGGGAACGCCGGCTCGATCGGCGCGCGACTCATCGAGGAACAGGGTGCCGACATCGTCGCAGTCAGTGACTCGAGCGGCGCGATCTACAACGCTGACGGGCTCGACGCGCAGGCGGTCAAAGATTACAAGGCCGAGACCGGCAGCGTCGTCGGCTACGACGGTGCGAGCGAACAGTTGACCAACGAGGAACTGCTGACACTGGACGTCGACCTGCTCGTGCCCGCGGCACTCGAGAACGCGATCGACGCCGAGATCGCCGAGGACGTGTCGGCCGATGTCATCGTCGAGGCGGCCAACGGCCCGATCACGCCCGACGCCGACGAGATCCTGGCCGAGAAGGACGTCCACGTCGTCCCGGACATCCTCGCGAACGCCGGCGGCGTGACCGTCTCGTACTTCGAGTGGGTCCAGAACCGCCAGCGCTTCGCCTGGACCGAACAGCGAGTCAACGAGGAACTCGAACGGCTCACCACTGACGCGTTCGACGCGATGACCGACGCCCACGAGGAACACGACACGCCGAACTTCCGGACTGCGATGTACGTTGTCTCGATCCAGCGCGTCCTCGACGCCGCCGAAAAGTCCGGTCTGTTCCCGTAG
- a CDS encoding protein sorting system archaetidylserine decarboxylase: MSRWFAPGTWWYALPLLLVAGPLMLLAPSVGAGTALAGLAVLYFHRDPDRESPDAGYVSPADGTVSVIREEGDRLRVGVFMNLHHVHVNRAPAPGEIRETTHEPGAHRPAFSKESDRNERLHVDFPDYRVTLIAGAFARRIHPYVEGSESVDRGERIGHISFGSRVDVLFPPSVTHADLRVERGESVRAGETVLATEP, from the coding sequence ATGTCCCGCTGGTTCGCCCCCGGAACGTGGTGGTATGCGCTGCCGCTGTTGCTGGTCGCGGGGCCACTCATGTTGCTTGCGCCGTCAGTCGGTGCCGGGACGGCGCTCGCGGGACTTGCCGTGCTGTACTTTCATCGCGATCCCGATCGCGAATCCCCGGACGCGGGGTACGTCTCACCGGCAGACGGGACAGTTTCGGTCATCAGGGAGGAAGGCGATCGGTTGCGCGTCGGCGTGTTCATGAACCTCCATCACGTGCACGTCAACCGCGCGCCGGCCCCAGGTGAGATACGGGAGACGACACACGAACCGGGAGCGCACCGACCGGCGTTCTCGAAGGAGTCGGATCGCAACGAGCGACTCCACGTGGACTTTCCGGACTACCGTGTCACACTGATCGCCGGGGCGTTCGCTCGTCGGATCCATCCCTATGTCGAGGGCAGCGAGTCGGTCGACCGCGGTGAGCGGATCGGTCACATCTCTTTCGGCAGTCGCGTCGACGTACTCTTTCCGCCATCGGTGACACATGCGGACCTGCGGGTCGAGCGTGGCGAGTCGGTCAGAGCGGGTGAGACGGTGCTCGCGACGGAGCCATAA